In the genome of Fusarium poae strain DAOMC 252244 chromosome 1, whole genome shotgun sequence, the window AAAAACATACCATGTTTAATGTGATCAGGGCATAGAGCTTGATCAATCCGTGGAAATACCCAAACACGACCGAAACGGGTAGGAACATGACATCGCTGGGGTTTCGAATAAACAAACCCATCAGCTTGACCACCTTGGTAAAGGCAAACATGAAAACAAACTGAGACCAGAAAGCGTATCTACGGTTCTGCATATCCCAGTCTGCAGTTCCCCACCAGCACGAAGCGAGAAGAAGTGGATCGACGAGAAAAGCCAGCGAAGTGAAAGTCGCGAAATGAAGAGCGTATGTGCACCACAATTGTTGCCTATTTTTGTTAGAGACATTTGATTCAGATATTGAAGAACGGATTGACTCACTTCCAAATGTAACGCTCGGTAACCATGCTGGTCCAGTTGCTTCGCCAATTGCTTCGAGCCCAACGAGAACATTGGTACAAAAACTTGGTGCTGTTCTCCAATGTTGTCTCAATCTCGCACTCCTTCTCGTACTGAATCCATGTCTTCCATTGGTGGCTCACCAGCCAACGAGTCACAAAGTTGTCGTCGTCAGCGTTCAAAATCCACTTTCTCCACTTCTCGTTCTTGAAGCCGTGGAGAAAATCGTGACTCGAGAGAATTTCAGAGCGGTAGGCACCGGTACGGCCAGACATACAGGAAGTGCCGCCATCGATGTTGTGTGTGGCAGAGATTTCAAAGTTGCGACGCTCAATGTAAGCAGCACCCAGCCAGTTCCAGGCCTTGGTCGACCAAGAACCGTCGTGCTCTCGTCGAACCCGCTGGCAAGTTCCTACACCACCGATTTCAGGATCTTCGAATGGGGCCAAAATCCACGGCATAAGAGTAGAGGGCCAAGTCACATCGTCGTCCGCCATGATAGTAATGGGTGTCTCAACCTTGGGAAGGGCTTCACACACTTGAAGACGCTTGTTTGCGATGGGGGTGTCCAAAACTCGAACTTTAGGGAATACCAGAGAGTCAGCCAACTTTTGGAGCTCCTTTCGCTTATCATGCGTTGTGACTAGGATGAGCTCAGCCGGCTCACAAGCCAGAATACTCTCCAGAGAAGGACGAAGCTCCTCAAAAGCGTTATGGATAGTAGGAATGACAACAGTAACGTCCTTGCTAGTGAAGGTCGGCTTGCTGGGAATGGGCTTTGACTTGTACGTCCAATGGCTGACACAGTGGACTAGAAGACGGAAATAACGATGGACCCTAATAGATGGTTAGACTGAGTTGCTAATGAAGTACCAGCAGCTTGAGATAATAGGTTGATAGACTCTAGGACAGCCTAGTTGCCAGATATGTGTTCACAAGGCACGTAAAGATAACTTACCAGAGACCCAGGAAAAGGTACAGCCAGAAAGTGCTCGAATACCAAAAATCGAAAGATGGCATCGAGAGAGATAATGGCCCAGCGAAGCCAAGAGGGCTGCGCCCCATATTCTGATGATCTGATTCAGGCATAGTGACGTTGCGAGAGCGTTGTAATCCGGCAAGTTTGGCGTGTAAGAAGCAGGTGTTGTTGTGCCCTcaagacgaggaggaggttTAGTGATATATAACGGATATTGACGGATACCAAACAGCAAAGGTGTATATCCGAAAGAACGAGGGCGAGAAGGTGTTTATAAGTGATATCGGGGCAACAAGATTCTTAAGTCTTGCAGTCTGGAATTGACAGTGGTTGACCGTCCAAGATGATTGAGGTGAGGTGGAAGTGAATCAGAGACGCTGGAAGTACCAAAGCAAAAACACTATGCACCAGAGACACAGTCGCACCTTCGCAAGATTCGAGGTAGCGGACGTATAATATACAATGACGGGAAAGGGAACTATTCAAAGATGGCCATGACAAGAGGAATTGGCCGGTGGAAGAAgagcgaggaggaggaaaagaGGTAGTGGCGATGATAACAGCCTGGGGTGAAGATGGGGAACGGGTCTACGATATATACCTATGCCAAACCCCGTCTCCAAAACGGACCATGCATGAACATGGAGTAGAGAGGGTCCTTGATGAGGCCGCGGGCCATCGTAGTGTGTACCTAGCTGTGGTGGCACTGGTAGGGCGGCAACTACGTAGAGACAAGCGCGCAAGTCTGTCGAGATTTGATCTTGGTCTGGACAACGGAGGACAAGACGGCAGGGGTGTATTGGGTCCTGCGCTCACTGCATTAGGACCGGTGGAGCGAGGGGTTGGATGATTTGGAGGGTTGGAGGGCCCATGtatggcggcggcggcggctcgACTTGGGGGATAAGAGGGCACAACGATGTAGCTAATTAGTAGCGTGAATGGGATTGGTGGAGGGGGTGTACTAAGATCACAGCAAGAGACTGGCGCGCGTTATTTGAGAGGCGTTGCTGTTGAGAGCCAGCAGTTCATTTTGAGTCCCGTTTCCGTTGGACGCCGACCCCGGCCGCGTCACTACCGAGAACGGTGCAAGTTtgattttctcttttctccttgCTCAGATGCTGCTACTGCAAGTTGTCGAGAAATACTGGAGCGAGTAAACAAGCGGGGAGAACAGCGACTGCGTATGGTGCAGGACAGGGCATGGGGGCGCAGGCTTGCAAGCGTGGAGTCTTCTTTAGCACCTCCAACTAACTAGGTACCTCAGTGCCTTGGCCTGAAAACTCCAGCACGTCCGTTCATTTCTCCAGGACCCTATCATCGTGGCGCCGATTCTGGGCTGTCGCATGAGGGTCACGTCTCGTGCGTAGTGACAGCCCATGTCAGAGCTCTGATAGCCCTTGGCCAGTGCTGCTCGGCCCGCGGCGCACATCATggtccttgtctttgtcgttTCGTTGTTTTGCCTCTGGGGTCCAAGTTGAGTAGCAGGGTTCACACAAAACCTCGATGGCGTCGATGACTAGGCGGGAGACAAGACATGGGACCTTGCTCGTGTTTAGCTTGTGGATCCAATTCTGTACTGACGCGAGCGAGTAGAGTccaaagccaagccaagacaGAACGAGACAACCATTCAGCACAGCATAGCATTGCATCGCATTGCATTGGCTTGGTGAGGATCTGGTGGGGAGTGGATTAACAGCTGGAGGAGGCTTGAATACCTAGTCGTAGTACCAGGGACCTTGACGGTCGTCAAAGCTGCCGTATGTAGGGACCAAGCAAGTTGCGATATAGTCTATGTAGATGTGCCAGTACATCGATTAGCCGCTCATCTTTGATGAGCCCGTCGTATCAGAGTCAAAAGATGGTGTTTTGCGTCTTGCGTCTTGCATCTTGCATTCGAGAGCCAAGGTAACACTGTGGAATGTAGTGGAGGAACAAATAAAGTATTGTTGTTATTTTTGCTTCTGCAGACGCGAGAGACTGGGTACAGTCAGTCCCGTATGTATGTCTTTCAAGATTGCATGTCGACAGATGGGGAGAAACTCACGAATCGATTGTCCAACCAGAAGCTGTGAACAGTGAAGACAATTGGCGAGTGAGCTATTCGGTAGGTATCGAATATCCTGGGACACGCAATTTTAACATCCTGGGATGCAGGAACTGGGTCTGCGCACCAAGTGCTGGTCCAATGATGGAGGTGTAAATGTGCGCTGTATGGAGAAAATGCATTGCAGAGTGTAGACGAGCAGGATAGAAGAAACATTATCACAAGGTGGTTGCAGTAGTGATGTGCAATTAATTTGAATCCTTCCACAGTTGAGATAAACTCTTGATTGAGGTATTGTATTGCCTCTTCCTTATACTTGT includes:
- a CDS encoding hypothetical protein (TransMembrane:4 (o29-49i336-362o374-395i402-423o)~BUSCO:14737at5125~CAZy:GT2_Glyco_tranf_2_3), translating into MPESDHQNMGRSPLGFAGPLSLSMPSFDFWYSSTFWLYLFLGLWVHRYFRLLVHCVSHWTYKSKPIPSKPTFTSKDVTVVIPTIHNAFEELRPSLESILACEPAELILVTTHDKRKELQKLADSLVFPKVRVLDTPIANKRLQVCEALPKVETPITIMADDDVTWPSTLMPWILAPFEDPEIGGVGTCQRVRREHDGSWSTKAWNWLGAAYIERRNFEISATHNIDGGTSCMSGRTGAYRSEILSSHDFLHGFKNEKWRKWILNADDDNFVTRWLVSHQWKTWIQYEKECEIETTLENSTKFLYQCSRWARSNWRSNWTSMVTERYIWKQQLWCTYALHFATFTSLAFLVDPLLLASCWWGTADWDMQNRRYAFWSQFVFMFAFTKVVKLMGLFIRNPSDVMFLPVSVVFGYFHGLIKLYALITLNMTSWGSRADGDANDEQRLAPAPQPSIVLKTPPGKGSLIRYNARQKGRQTQAQQGSWEKSDYASYDSSTSYVPIRVLTPMATTPIDTKLYANESSNTCWAI